The Bacteroidia bacterium genomic interval TCAACCGGAGGTGTACTTGCATAGAATTTAGCGAAAGAAAGGCCAATAAGCTTAGAGGCATTTTCTCCTGCATTGGGTCCTCCTTCTCCGTCGCATACAATGAACAACTCCTCTTCTACAGATGCCTTATCCTTAGTGGGCCAGATGAAATCCTCATTGAGAGATTTTCCACCGGCTTCATGCAAGGCTACCGGACGTTTAATTTGGATTTTCATTTATATTCTGCTTGTAATGTTGTGGTGCTAAATATAAGCCAAAATAATGAATATTTCACGGATTTGAGGATTTTCCGATCTTAATTTCCAGAATTATTAAGGTAATTTCAATGCTTGCAAAATCTTTATAAGACTGAACAGCATTGGAATATTTCATCTTTATGTCAAGCAATATCGAAAGAGTTAATGGGCCCTAATGCTATCAGAATTCGCCAAAAGAAACTATAGCCAATTTACTCAATCCAGAGAAAAGCCCCGGACTATTTACCACTGTCGTTTCGAGAGTTTAAACTATATTTAGAGGTAAACAATCCACTTTTTAAATAAAGGAGTCTGGTGCTCAAAACAATTTAGAAATGTAGGGCTTTGTTTTTGCGGATAAATAATCACAAATATAGTCTCTCGGGTATTGATGCTTTAAGCTATATTTCAATATTTTATTGTATTTATTATAACAACTTTTTCAAGTAAGACTAACCTTGCCCAATTCCCCGCAAATTTATTTCCAGGCTAATCAGCTAAGTGACCCGGATGGGGACAATATTTTATCTGACATTTCCGGATATAGATAGGTGGGATAAAGAACTTCGGATAATCGATATATCTGGACAGGAAGTTATCTCAGATAAAATTCCTGTACAAAGCCAGGAAATGATGATTAATACCCAAGAATTAGCAGAGGGGATTTATTTTGTCCGGATTGAAATGGGACTCAAACTTGGAACACATAAAATAGTTGTTCGCCATTAAACTCCCTTTGCATTTAGTATAAAATAGACCAGCCTCATCCCTAAAGATGAGGCTGGTTTTTTTTAGAATGCTTGTTGTTATTCCTAAAATTTCTTCCCTAGGGAAGATCTTCTATGGAATTGATCTTGTTCCGAAAGTAGGTGAGGGACTTACTTCTGGTATTGTCTCTTAGGTTGGGAAACTCAACCAGAATTTGTTGTACCTCAGATTCATTGAGCAGGCGACTTTTACCGGTATAGTTATTATGCACCGCCCAGCTTTCTGCAAATTTTCTGATATAGTACATGCCTTAATGATTTAGTATAAAACAAATAAAACGAATTCCTCTGAGCTGAGTTACAAAGGAAAGTTGAAATTTCTAACATCAGACAAATTTTATAGAAACATGAGTCAGAAAATGCAGTAAGGAATTGTCAAGTAAAAAAGTGAATATATAGAAGCTTTGCGATTAGGGGGAATGCGCATATGGTCATAAAAGCTTGATTAACAGTAGGGGCAAAGGATCGAATTAAATTATTTGACTATTCCGAAAAGTGGAAAAGATTGAATAATTGGTGAAGAAATAATTATGGATAAAAGGTAAGATGTAAGAAATTGGACTAAAAAAACAAGGAAAATCCTGCAGTCTAAACTCGCAGGATTTTCCTTTTACCAAAAACGAATGCCCCGTTAAAATTGGGAGTCGGCCCTTGGCTATTGAGCCAGAATCCAGCCGTTTTTCAGGACACCGTTTTGTTTAAGTTGTTTATTTCTCTCTGAGGCAGCTGCTCTGCTCGTAGCGCGGAATACAGATACCCGATAGTTTCCTCCATCTTTCTTTGGCCAGAGGATTTCAGCATTGATGCCTTTACGGGCCATGCTTTCTTTGAAATCACCGGCTTGTTCAAAATTATTGAAACTTCCTCCAATGATGTAATAGTTTCCTACAGGAATGGCCTGGCCCAGATCTTTGATCTCAGGTGAAGAAGCACTGATGACCTTGGCAGCATCATTGGAACGGCTTACCATAGCAGGACTTGCTCCTGCAAAAGCTCCATTTTCTGAAGTGAATATCCAATTGGAAGTTCCCCTACGCTTGAGAAGGGCACTATAGGTTTGTGCCATCTTCTTGGTGCTGGAGGGTAGAACAGATACCTTATAACTTCCTCCTTCTTTTTCGGGGAAAAGTATTTCAGCATCAAATCCATCTTCAATCTTTTTCAAGCGGGCTCTATCAGCCTGCTCATAGGTTTGGAAGCTTCCTGTTATGACATAATAAGTTGGGAGCCCATTTCTATAGGCAGCAGAGTTTTCACTTAGCCTTTGCGTGGCGCCTGATCCTCTCATAACTGCAGAGGGTACTGTCGGTCTGGCCATAGAAAGAATCCAGCCTCCATCCATTCCTTTTCGCTTAAAAGAAGTGGATACCTGACTTACTTCAGAGCGATTGTTGGAGCGATAAACAGATACGCGATATCTGGAAGATCTGTCGCGGGAATCAGGGAGAAGGAGCTCTGCCGGGCGATTATATTTCGCTTCTATCTTAACTTTGCCAGATAGTGCGGACTCATAGCTGTTGAAACTACCCACAACCAGGTAATAAGAACTCCCATTCTGGGCAAATAGGCCACTCACTGGCAAAAAAGCCAGGAGACAGCTAACAATAAAAATGCGGTAAATTTGCTTCCCTACGAACATGCTTAACGGTACATTCATGGTAATAAATGTTATTTAATAGATTGTCAATATCTATCATGTACTTTCGGAGGGAGCCTATGCTCAATGTCATGTTTCGGTGCATGACATTGTAAATATACGCTATTTTTTTAATTCTGTTTTTTATCCTCAAAAATCCAGGTGGATTTTTTTCCTTTTGCCTTCAACTTGTTGGCAAAACTCTCTACATCCGAGCGAGTAAAGCTTTTATAAACAGATACTCTATGCGTCAAAGATGAACCTGCAGCTGGAAATAATACAATGGCATCATAGCCTTGGGTTTTCCATTTTGACACGGCTTTGTTGGCTGAATTAAGAGATTTAAAACTCCCAACAATCAAATGGTATTGGGTGGCTTCAGTATCTTCATCAGCGCTTCTGCTAAGCCTTGCATTGGCGTCCGCAGGGATGTCATCCTGACCACGGCTTCTTCCGAGGGATGGATTATCAGTTGCGGGTCCTTCTGCAAGCAAATCTTCAATTGCAGGAACAACTTCTTCTTCCTGAGGGCTTGATTTCTTCTCAGGAATTTCACGGCTTGTAGATGTTGCTGGTTCAGTTTGAGTTGAACCGGCATCTTCAACTTCTTGAGCAGGAATCTGCTCCGCTTCTGTAATTAATAACTCTTCTTCTGTATCTGATCTTTTTTCAGCCGGACGACGAGCGGCAAGTCGATCTTCAACGCTTTCAGGAGCATTGAACCGAACTTTCACACCCTGGCTTAGGCTGGAACGGTGAACAGTTATAGGACTTTCACTAATAATGAAGGCACAAAGTGCAGTAAGAAGAGCAACGAGCAAGATAGACTTTAGTCCAGTTAAACTGAGAATTTTTTTGGACTCAGGACGGTCTGGTTTCTTCATGTCTGTGTTTTTGCGATAAGTCGCGATTTCAGTAGTGGGTTCTTTAATGTTGATTGGACTCAGGCCAAAGTAATCTTCAGATAAATTATTTGATTTATTTTCGTAGTGTTCAAATGTTAATATATGATTATCGCCTTTCTTTAACAAGCCAATTTCCGCGATTTCAAACTTTCCCTTCTGCCGTAGCTCATGCAGGATAACTTGCCTGATCTGTGTACTGATTTGCTCCGCGACTTCCTCCTCTAATTTAATCTTATCAGTAAAATAAGTTGATAATAATATAGTGGGATCAATTTCCGTGCTAAACTCAATATCTGTTCCAGGAGGATGCAAATGAAGACCAGATTCATCAATCCAGGAGCCTCGATTTATCTTGCGAAAAGTTCCTATATCAGGGATTGAAAATGCAGACAATTCCTGAAAGGCGCCTCTGAGATATATGTCGATATTAATATTCATAAGAGCAAAGGAAATTATCTAGAAAGAACGAAGAGATCCCGATAATATTATCAGGATCTCAGTTTTTTTTGAAAAATCGAATGTCTCGGAAAATTGAAAGCTTTCTCTTCTTATGTTATTCGATTTTTTCATCTTTTTATAATGACAGGGTGATACCCCCTCTAAAGTCTAATTGTCTCTCAGGATAATTATGCCAACGTTGGTAATTACTATTGAGTAAATTATACAAGTTTAAAAATACTGAGAAATTTTCATTTATTCTATAATCCGCACCAAAACTTATATCAACAAACAATCCATCACGTAATATTTCTCCAGTATCTGACAGTGCCATAGGTCGAGAACCATAGGTTGTCAGATTAGCGGTGACACTCAATTGATCCTGATAAAGGTACTTCGCAAATACATCCAGCCTTAAAGGAGCGGCATTATAATATTTGGGCAAAGTGTTTGTCGTATAGTTGTTTACGGTTACTGCTGCACCTGCTTTGAAGTCTTCTTCCAGGTCATAATTTACTTCAGCATGGAAACCGAATACGGTTACCAAAGAATCATAAACCACATCAAAAGTTGAGCCTTGTGCTGTGTTTACATATATGGGTTGGTCGGTAATTCTTTTGTAATAAATTCGACCAGAAAAATCAATTTCCCGGGCGATATTCCCCTTGATTCCACCATAAACATTCAATCTTTCTATGCTGGGCCTTAGGTTGATCAACCTTTGCATATAAGGATTTTGGTAGATCATATCATAGTAGGTGTTGTTGGTCATACCACTCAGATAACCTGCCTGGATGGCAAATCCATCTGGTACAATCTCATAGCTGACCTCTGCTACGATACCCGCAAAACCTACCGAACTTGTGTCAGCATTATTGTTGAAAAAGTTCAATTGAGGACCAATGCGTAGTTGGAGTTGATCGCCTTGTAAGGAGAAGTAGGGGAGGGCATCCAAAAAGATTCGGGCCTGATTGAGGTCCTCCGTCTTTCCGGTCATGAATTCAATATTGGTTTCTATACCTATTTTGGCTTTTTCTCCCAGAAAATATCCGGCATTGGGAGATAAATTCAGAATCAGATCCCGATTCCCATTATTTCCGTTAAAGAATTTTAGATTTGTTCCAATATCATAATCATAGACCGCTCTGGGGTCATAATTACTCACCACATTTCCTCCAATCTTTACTCGTGTAAATCCATTTCTTAAGGCATCCTCTCTTAATTCCTCTGTTGCAAAATCAGCCGTATCAGCATAATTGAAATAGGAGGTATTGTAAATATGGACTCCTCCATTTACGGTAGCGGCATCCGAAATGTACTTCA includes:
- a CDS encoding T9SS type A sorting domain-containing protein — translated: MGTIFYLTFPDIDRWDKELRIIDISGQEVISDKIPVQSQEMMINTQELAEGIYFVRIEMGLKLGTHKIVVRH
- a CDS encoding SPOR domain-containing protein, with the protein product MNVPLSMFVGKQIYRIFIVSCLLAFLPVSGLFAQNGSSYYLVVGSFNSYESALSGKVKIEAKYNRPAELLLPDSRDRSSRYRVSVYRSNNRSEVSQVSTSFKRKGMDGGWILSMARPTVPSAVMRGSGATQRLSENSAAYRNGLPTYYVITGSFQTYEQADRARLKKIEDGFDAEILFPEKEGGSYKVSVLPSSTKKMAQTYSALLKRRGTSNWIFTSENGAFAGASPAMVSRSNDAAKVISASSPEIKDLGQAIPVGNYYIIGGSFNNFEQAGDFKESMARKGINAEILWPKKDGGNYRVSVFRATSRAAASERNKQLKQNGVLKNGWILAQ
- a CDS encoding SPOR domain-containing protein, with translation MNINIDIYLRGAFQELSAFSIPDIGTFRKINRGSWIDESGLHLHPPGTDIEFSTEIDPTILLSTYFTDKIKLEEEVAEQISTQIRQVILHELRQKGKFEIAEIGLLKKGDNHILTFEHYENKSNNLSEDYFGLSPINIKEPTTEIATYRKNTDMKKPDRPESKKILSLTGLKSILLVALLTALCAFIISESPITVHRSSLSQGVKVRFNAPESVEDRLAARRPAEKRSDTEEELLITEAEQIPAQEVEDAGSTQTEPATSTSREIPEKKSSPQEEEVVPAIEDLLAEGPATDNPSLGRSRGQDDIPADANARLSRSADEDTEATQYHLIVGSFKSLNSANKAVSKWKTQGYDAIVLFPAAGSSLTHRVSVYKSFTRSDVESFANKLKAKGKKSTWIFEDKKQN